GGTGTGACATGTCTGTTGGAAGCAGGgctcaggtgagtgtatgtgtgtgacatgtctgagggaagcagggcacatgtgattgtacgtgtgtgatatgtctaAGGGAAgcagggcataggtgagtgtataTGGGTGACACGTGAGAGGGATGCAGGACACAGGAtagtgtaagtgtgtgacatgtctgtggaaaacagggcacatgtgagtgtacgtgtgtgacatgtatgtgGGTTGGAGGGGATAGGTGTGTGTACGTGTGACATATCTAAGGAAAGCAGTTTACATGTGTGACACTTGAGAGGGATGTAGGGcaaagtgagtgtttgtgtgtcatGTCTGTGGGAAACGGCACAGATAGTGTATGTGTGCAAGGTGTGAGGGTTGCATGGcagaggtgagtgtacgtgtgagatGCGTATGttcactaataaagtttattttacattttatattacctttttatataaaattatattctgGTCTTCCTTACAAGTACAGAATATATGGCATAAATGCAACATTCTAAATGTTTTGTGTGCATAAGCAATAATTATTTAAAGGACActcaaataaacttttataattcagaaagagcattcagttttatgatacttgctaatttacttccattatcaaattttgcagtctttttatatacacactttctggggaacaagctcctactgagcatgtgcacaagctaacaTGGTATATGTATAccagtctatgattggctgatgtctgtcacatgataaaggcaGCCAGAAAAATTtgacagaattttttttactgcttatttaaaattcagagtaggtgacattgtcttgtctttttattatgcatttgttaattatgcaattgtattgtATTAAATGGTCCTTTATGTTGCATATTAACCCTCTTTCCTGTGATGTAAATGCTCTTAGCCGTTTGTAAGTAAACAAATAACTGTGGTGGTTTGATGTTATTTTGGAGATTTGTCAATTGTTTAGATATACTACACCACCTGGGgccattttgtttgttttgttcttctATAGTCATCCTTGTTTTAACTACAAGCACATGAGCAGTAGTTATAAAGATTAGTTTATGTGCTGAAATAATTGTATTACTAAAAGTCTctgtgaacacaattttaaaaggaCTATATACGTTAGTCAGATATCAAACTATATTGAAATTAATGTTGTTTTTCTACCTAAGTGTGAATTCTTAGAAATAGTCCCTCATGTCCAGTAAACTGTCCTTAAGCCTTAGCATGGAAGCTGGTAAAGGTCTAGTTGTCACAGTGTCTACTACAAGTGTAGGGAACTGACTAAATCAGAACagtttttatttgttctcatgATAAAATAATTATGCAATTAATAACATTACTCCCATTGTGTTTCTTATTGCCAGGTGAATTCACAAACAACAATAATCCTAGCCATGATCAGAGTGCAGATGCATTTTTAcatcttcaaaatcaaagaagccacatgggaaatttatgttctgaatgtgggaaatgttttgttaagaaatcacatcttcttaaacatctaaaaattcatacaggagaaaagctaTTTTCTTGTCCTATATGTAGGAAATGTTTTAACCgtaaaaacatttttgttgctcatcagaaaattcatacaggagaaaaaggattttcatgttctgactgtgggaaatgttttactcaaaaATCAGATCTTAttcgtcatcagaaaattcatacaggggagaaaggattttcatgttctgtctgtgggaaatgttttactctgaaactaactcttattaggcatcagaaaattcatacaggtgagaaaggattttcatgttctgactgtgagaaatgttttaatcagaaatcaaatctcattacgcatcagaaaattcatacaggggagaaagcattttcatgttctgactgtgggaaatgcttTAATCAAAAATCACATCTtgttaggcatcagaaaattcatacaggggggaaaggattttcatgttctgactgtgggaaatgcttTACTCAAAAATCATATCTTATaaagcatcagaaaattcatacaggcggggaaggattttcatgttctgactgtggaaaatgctTTACTCAGAAATCATATCTTataaggcatcagaaaattcatacaggagagaaaggattttcatgttctgactgtggaaaatgttttactctgaaaccaACTCTTATTAGGCATCTAAAAACTCATTAAAATAATTCAGAGTTTAACCTCCTAAGTGCAGGGGTTGGCATGTAGTTGTCACCCACACAATACCAAGTGCTGATGATGACTGCATGTGACCCCCTGAGGCGCACAGTTTTAGAGCTATTTGAGGGACCTTCTACATCTCAAGTGTTTGAGGTGaccccagggtggatttgatttaaatcaaaatgATTTAAATCACTTGTCTGTAAGactgatttaaatcatggtttttatttttagaataatatcTTTTCAGAATATATTTTTTCCAGTTATACCAGACCATTACTAAATTGgttattagatatgcatagatagatcatttaaataattaaaattatttagagGTGAACGatctccagtttaattggttaataattcatatttgatcaacttttcacctgtactttattggatgggttaaaatgattaaattaataataataatagaaatagtttcattttactaaaacaataccattatttttcatttttaatgcttgtccTCCCTCCTCAcatttaggtccttgtgcagatctattccactccaaacaatcttctattcagtaaaCTTCTTGAAActtgatttgcaggggagcaagGGCATTAAAGgaaagtaatgtcaaaattaaagtttcatgattcagaaaaaacatgcaatttttaacaatattcCATTTTacatctcttatctaatttgctatgttcttTAAGTATTGATGAAAAGCCTGCATATGTAGGCTCACTcagatgcaatgcactactgtgagctagctacttGTCACTGTCTCAGCCAATGTATTCAGATATGCCCCAGTAGagtattgctctccttcaacaaaggattccaagagaaagaagcaaatctgataatggaagtaaatctaaaaatgatagtctctatctgaaacccaaaagttatctttcatgattatgtccctttaaggtctattgatCAACTCTGTATGGTATGTGAAAAAGGGGCATGCTATTTCTGCAGATACAAATTCACAGTttagagaactacaaaaccaataatatgtgataatatattaTCTTATATCGattgaaaaattgtccaaaatgatCTGACATAAACCTCATGAATATAATGATATTGTGAatagattaatggaattaattaccaaaaaaacaaaacattacagtCATGAAtgtacagcatcttgctatataattaaaaacaaatctatttcaggatgaataacctttggaatATAATCTATATCTTAAATAgcaactatctttagatagatttttcttcaaaaagcattttgtttaaaaaaataatcctatttaaataaatacaattttattttattttttttaaaaaacttattttttaattaaaacaaactgatttttatccaccctgtgtGATCCAGTGTATTTGCCATACCTGGGTGTGGGGGGGGTCTAGTGTCCCTATATAGGTTTGAATAGTCAAGTGATCACCTGGTGCCCCATGTTCAGATCAAAGTTATAAATATAACCAAAAGCTCATTTCCTTTTGAAGTTCAATTGATAATTTCTATAGAAAAGCTCcatgttatttttaatttctgcttattttagaaatGTTACTTAATACAACTATAGACCCACAACAGTTTTGACTATAGAGTTGAGAAAACACATCTCACtgtattgtttacaaccttgtttatttaaattgtaataaaatgtacattttttcaccttttttgttCTAGATTTCTCACATATGATATAGATTAAATAAtgttatagtttgaatctgctgggtctgctaaaaaaaaataataaaaaaatagtttgtgTGGGTTTGCCACTGACAAATGTCTTCCAGTAGTGTTTAATTGTGAGCATCATCTAAATGCTCAAAGTAGCTCAGATAAGGGGTGTGAAATGGTTGAGCAGCTAAGGGGTGAAATGTggactaaacactttgagattgtaatataaaatgtgtaattatgtgtattaaaaTTACTTTACCAtatagaaacataggcctagatttggagtttggcgttagccgtgaaaaccagcgttagaggctcctaacgctggttttaggctacctccggtatttggagtcactcaaaatagggtctaacgctctcttttcaggcgcgacttttccataccgcagatccccttacgtaaattgcgtatcctatcttttcagtgggatttttctaactccggtatttagagtcgtgtctgaagtgagcgttagacatctaacgacaaaactccagccgcaggaaaaaagtcagtagttaagagctttctgggctaacgccggttcataaagctcttaactactgtactctaaagtacactaacacccataaactacctatgtacccctaaaccgaggtccccccacatcgccgccactcgattacatttttttaacccctaatctgccgaccgccacctacgttatccttatgtacccctaatctgctgcccctaacaccgccgacccctgtattatatttattaactcctaacctgccccccacaacgtcgccgccagctacctacaataattaacccctaatctgccgaccgcaaagcgccgccacctacgttatccttatgtacccctaatctgctgcccctaacaccgccgacccctgtattatatttattaactcctaacctgccccccacaacgtcgccgccagctacctacaataattaacccctaatctgccgagcggaccgcaccgctactataataaaattattaacccctaatctgccgagcggaccgcaccgctactataataaagttattaacccctaatccgcctcactaaccctataataaatagtattaacccctaatctgccctccctaacatcgccgacacctaacttcaattattaacccctaatctgccgaccggagctcaccgctattctaataaatggattaacccctaaagctaagtctaaccctaacactaacacccccctaagttaaatataatttttatctaacgaaattaattaactcttattaaataaattattcctatttaaagctaaatacttacctgtaaaataaatcctaatatagctacaatataaattataattacattgtagctattttaggattaatatttattttacaggcaactttgtaattattttaaccaggtacaatagctattaaatagttaagaactatttaatagttacctagttacaataattacaaaattacctgtaaaataaatcctaacctaagttacaattaaacctaacactacactatcattaaattatttaaataaaatacttacaattacctacaattaaacctaacactacactatcagtacattaattaaatacaatatctacaaataactacaatgaaataaactaactaaagtacaaaaaataaaaaagaactaagttacaaaaaataaaaaaatatttacaaacattagaaaaatcttacaacaattttaaactaattacacctactctaagccccctaataaaatagcaaagccccccaaaataaaaaatgccctaccctattctaaattactaaagttaaaagctcttttaccttaccagccctgaacagggccctttgcggggcatgccccaataagttcagctcttttgcctgtaaaaaaaacatacaatacccccccccccccccaacattacaacccaccacccacataaccctaatctaacccaaaccccccttaaataaacctaacactaagcccctgaagatcttcctaccttgtcttcacctcaccgggttcaccgatcggtccagaagagctcctccgatgtcctgatccaagcccaagcggggggctgaagatgtccatgatccggtagaagtcttcatccaagcggggcagaagaggtccatgatccggctgaagtcttcatccaagcggggcagaagaggtcttccatccgattgaagtcttcatccaagcgggatcttctatggtcatccatccggagcggagcggcaggatcctgaagacctccgacgcggaacatccatcctggccgacgactgaacgacgaatgacggttcctttaaatgacgtcatccaagatggcgtccctcgaaatccgatttatctttaaataggaataatttatttaataagagttaattaatttcattagattaaaattatatttaatttaggggggtgttagtgttagggttagacttagctttaggggttaatacatttattagaatagcggtgagctccggtcggcagattaggggttaataattgaaattaggtgtcggcgatgttagggagggcagattaggggttaatactatttattatagggttagtgaggcggattaggggttaataactttattatagtagcgctcaggtccggttggcagattaggggttaataagtgtaggcaggtggaggcgacgttgtggggggcagattaggggttaataaatataatataggggtcggcgatgttagggcagcagattaggggtacatagggattatg
This genomic stretch from Bombina bombina isolate aBomBom1 chromosome 4, aBomBom1.pri, whole genome shotgun sequence harbors:
- the LOC128657016 gene encoding zinc finger protein OZF-like encodes the protein MNKYRKQIAEQFLSQALGIICLLTGEEYTIVKKRLSHSSVQQLSGEVPIKCDDVAVYFSMEEWGFIEGHKELYKDVMMETHQALRTMETPGNERSELTSHRDENLDTGAHRELVQNIQPVESPSDVSAELTGHSVLDTGSHGDLVQNIQPSDVSASEKDAKIVCNTEQTEDQGLANMPEAAKQEICDNISTGENDATISCNMEQTEDQWLRNAEPSEQQICANISTGEFTNNNNPSHDQSADAFLHLQNQRSHMGNLCSECGKCFVKKSHLLKHLKIHTGEKLFSCPICRKCFNRKNIFVAHQKIHTGEKGFSCSDCGKCFTQKSDLIRHQKIHTGEKGFSCSVCGKCFTLKLTLIRHQKIHTGEKGFSCSDCEKCFNQKSNLITHQKIHTGEKAFSCSDCGKCFNQKSHLVRHQKIHTGGKGFSCSDCGKCFTQKSYLIKHQKIHTGGEGFSCSDCGKCFTQKSYLIRHQKIHTGEKGFSCSDCGKCFTLKPTLIRHLKTH